A region of Rhodothermales bacterium DNA encodes the following proteins:
- a CDS encoding metal-dependent transcriptional regulator, with amino-acid sequence MPSQAVEDYLKTIYKLQGEHAAVTTDIARALGVSAASVTSMAKRLADMGLANHESYKGVSLTPAGEKVALEIIRHHRLLETYLKRVLDYPWDKMHEEAEHLEHHISEEFEDKIEEMLGYPTHDPHGDPIPTRDGRIADEVLSSLADAAAGDDLEIRRVADDDHDLLDYLESLGLLPGVHLQVRSCAPFDGPIVVGIGNSDVVVGRDVARRIFTLRLSS; translated from the coding sequence ATGCCCAGTCAGGCAGTCGAGGACTACTTAAAGACGATCTACAAACTTCAGGGGGAGCATGCTGCGGTCACGACAGACATTGCTCGCGCCCTCGGGGTCTCCGCCGCGTCGGTCACTAGTATGGCAAAGAGGCTCGCAGACATGGGACTCGCCAATCATGAGTCGTACAAAGGTGTATCGCTGACGCCGGCCGGTGAGAAAGTCGCTCTGGAGATCATCCGTCATCACCGTCTTCTGGAGACCTACCTGAAGCGAGTCCTCGACTATCCGTGGGACAAGATGCACGAGGAGGCCGAGCACCTTGAGCATCATATTTCCGAGGAGTTCGAAGACAAGATCGAGGAGATGCTGGGGTATCCAACACACGATCCTCACGGAGACCCCATCCCGACACGCGACGGGCGCATCGCCGACGAGGTCTTGAGTTCACTTGCCGACGCCGCAGCCGGCGATGACCTGGAAATCAGGAGAGTAGCCGACGATGACCACGACCTGCTGGACTATCTCGAATCGCTCGGGCTACTGCCGGGCGTTCATCTTCAGGTAAGATCCTGCGCACCTTTCGACGGCCCGATTGTCGTCGGCATAGGCAATTCGGATGTGGTCGTCGGACGTGATGTGGCCAGACGTATTTTTACGTTGCGGTTGTCATCGTAG
- a CDS encoding aspartate/glutamate racemase family protein translates to MSEKPVIGIISGMGPAAGLDLASKLTGLTRATSDQDHLPVILMSFPGDIPDRTRYLLHNEGANPGEAIFEVARRLEAAGATVAGIPCNTAHAPPILDHVARRLTESGSRLKLLNMITETVHHLRQTIGPDEKVGILSTTGVSHTRLYSAPLAEAGFDTVELDEDTHHRLIMDALYSREYGLKVVNPPSANARKQVLQSIETLKQQGAQSVILGCTELPLAVPEHQWEGIRLFDPGLLLAKALIRHTYPDSLISDQT, encoded by the coding sequence ATGAGCGAAAAGCCAGTCATTGGTATCATCAGCGGCATGGGTCCGGCCGCAGGCCTGGACCTCGCCAGCAAATTGACAGGATTGACTCGAGCCACATCCGATCAGGATCACCTCCCGGTCATTTTGATGTCCTTCCCCGGCGATATTCCCGACCGGACGCGATATCTGCTGCACAATGAGGGAGCGAACCCGGGCGAGGCAATCTTCGAGGTTGCCCGCCGGCTTGAGGCTGCGGGTGCAACCGTTGCCGGCATCCCCTGCAACACTGCCCACGCCCCCCCGATTCTCGATCATGTAGCCCGGCGCCTCACCGAATCTGGAAGCCGCCTGAAGCTGCTCAACATGATCACCGAGACCGTTCATCACCTTCGCCAGACCATCGGTCCCGACGAAAAAGTGGGAATCCTGTCAACCACCGGCGTCTCTCACACCCGGCTCTATTCAGCTCCGCTCGCCGAGGCCGGCTTCGACACGGTCGAACTCGACGAGGACACGCACCACCGCCTGATCATGGATGCGCTGTACTCCCGCGAGTACGGACTCAAGGTCGTAAACCCTCCGTCTGCGAACGCACGCAAACAGGTACTGCAATCCATTGAGACCCTGAAGCAGCAAGGCGCGCAGAGTGTCATTCTCGGCTGTACCGAGCTCCCGCTGGCCGTTCCGGAGCATCAATGGGAAGGAATACGCCTCTTTGATCCCGGGCTGCTTCTGGCCAAAGCCCTCATTCGCCACACCTATCCGGACAGTCTCATCTCGGATCAAACGTAA
- a CDS encoding nucleoside deaminase yields the protein MNRAIEIAAANAAAGLGPFGAVVVRGDKIIAEGTNQVTSTFDPTAHAEIVAIRNACDVMGSFQLTGCELYASCEPCPMCLGAIYWARPDRVYYASTRHDAAAAGFDDDYIYTELAVAPGDRQLKMTRIIRDEASEPFRVWTENRDRIPY from the coding sequence GTGAATCGGGCAATAGAGATCGCGGCCGCGAATGCGGCGGCGGGACTCGGGCCGTTCGGTGCGGTGGTGGTTCGTGGAGACAAGATCATCGCGGAAGGCACGAATCAGGTCACGTCAACCTTCGATCCAACCGCTCATGCCGAGATCGTTGCCATTCGTAACGCGTGTGATGTGATGGGGTCGTTCCAGTTGACGGGATGCGAGTTGTATGCGTCGTGCGAGCCCTGCCCGATGTGCCTCGGGGCGATCTACTGGGCCCGACCGGACCGCGTGTACTATGCATCAACGCGCCATGACGCCGCTGCCGCCGGATTTGACGACGACTACATCTACACGGAACTTGCTGTGGCGCCGGGAGATCGCCAGCTCAAAATGACTCGCATTATCCGCGATGAAGCGTCCGAACCCTTTCGCGTATGGACCGAGAACAGGGATCGCATTCCGTATTGA